In one Bradyrhizobium sp. 4 genomic region, the following are encoded:
- a CDS encoding MoxR family ATPase, whose amino-acid sequence MTKTFGELASALKNGAKPAAALNENGRKTARGAGYLLEDEAVAAVDVAIELSRPLLVSGEPGVGKTELGYAVARMLQIPDLYLHNVKSTSDAGELFYTYDALQRLRDSQLSKAGDVGDYVEFQAMGRAILSAHPRSAVAPLLRGKHAEAWDGNAAPRRSAVVIDEIDKAPKDFPNDLLHEIETMSFRVKEYPGNPPPETPSLDKIERSLRPLVVITSNEERQLPDAFLRRCVFHEIPFPDEKRLEAIVNAGLTNRLQGMGVKIDGEPPKLGDGTAARLVDLTLKFRDAQPDKKPGIAELMDAAALLVGAGSNDLAVVRPALVKLKRDGALFQDAMRMVAS is encoded by the coding sequence ATGACCAAGACATTTGGCGAATTGGCGTCTGCGCTGAAGAATGGTGCGAAGCCCGCAGCCGCCCTGAACGAGAACGGCAGGAAGACGGCCCGCGGCGCGGGCTATTTGCTCGAGGACGAGGCCGTCGCGGCGGTCGATGTCGCAATCGAGCTCAGCCGGCCGCTCCTGGTCTCGGGCGAGCCCGGCGTCGGCAAGACCGAGCTCGGCTACGCGGTGGCGCGGATGCTGCAGATCCCGGACCTCTATCTGCACAACGTGAAGTCGACATCCGACGCGGGCGAGCTGTTCTACACCTACGACGCGTTGCAGCGGTTGCGCGACTCGCAGCTCAGCAAGGCCGGCGATGTCGGCGACTATGTCGAGTTCCAGGCTATGGGACGCGCGATCCTGAGCGCCCATCCGCGCAGCGCAGTAGCGCCGCTGCTGCGCGGCAAGCACGCCGAGGCGTGGGATGGCAACGCGGCGCCGCGCCGCTCAGCGGTTGTGATCGACGAGATCGACAAGGCGCCGAAGGATTTCCCCAACGATCTTTTGCACGAGATCGAGACGATGAGTTTCCGCGTCAAGGAATACCCCGGCAATCCGCCGCCAGAGACGCCGTCACTCGACAAGATCGAGCGATCGCTGCGCCCGCTGGTGGTGATCACCTCGAACGAGGAGCGGCAATTGCCCGATGCCTTCCTGCGCCGCTGCGTGTTTCACGAGATCCCGTTCCCGGATGAGAAGCGGCTCGAGGCGATCGTCAATGCCGGGCTTACCAACCGCCTGCAGGGGATGGGCGTCAAGATCGACGGCGAGCCGCCCAAGCTCGGCGACGGCACCGCTGCGCGGCTGGTCGATCTGACGCTCAAATTCCGCGACGCCCAGCCCGATAAGAAGCCTGGTATCGCCGAGTTGATGGACGCCGCCGCCCTGCTGGTTGGCGCAGGCAGCAACGATCTGGCGGTGGTCAGGCCGGCGCTGGTCAAGTTGAAGCGCGACGGCGCGCTGTTCCAGGATGCCATGCGAATGGTCGCGAGCTGA
- a CDS encoding serine protease, which produces MPPPVMIATGNNKRAEPETIAKGLERAMRCVCAVSAPGSQAGTGTLIGPDLVLTNYHVVEQLMAKGADFEGAECRFDYRLGEDGGPLDVGNTQTIFNIREIVVASEPSPGDVRDGGDAFDDDKLDFAIIRLDAQAGRFPDYNGTTRGWIPLARSGERPDPDIGQEFMILQYPYEIGGAFILQPLKSDTAEFTDVRGAAGQPARYIHNGITRRGSSGGPCFATTFQFAFIALHNASLGETTDEQSRGQAIPLRRISGFIERRYERPASILGLAPPQNPGKDVLARQRAESIERRKEAALCLMDRSREERRFLARLFAASTPQAARPLLHVVICRTDDAHSHFVKRLKFLSFESPPDRIGQLRLMALTKGLSAPSRTPQPAVWPQQDDVAQRRQELSDIVQLLDPRGRYLLLLSRTIDAAWSLATEEPLLTEFAAMLANHFGDNRDGIQAVVCFIVADGEDSDALLRQFAGLWSAGAPPHCGVCVRLSQVGFNELDEWRAVLETAWAANDTFNAAIASQFNGTQLKPLDIVAKGLDVSLCNYIAGTLDRSGKTGEPRP; this is translated from the coding sequence ATGCCGCCGCCCGTGATGATTGCGACCGGGAATAACAAACGCGCCGAGCCGGAAACGATCGCCAAGGGCCTCGAGCGCGCGATGCGCTGCGTCTGTGCGGTCAGCGCCCCCGGCTCGCAGGCCGGCACCGGCACCCTGATCGGTCCGGATCTCGTGCTTACGAACTATCACGTCGTCGAGCAACTGATGGCGAAGGGTGCCGATTTCGAAGGCGCCGAGTGCCGGTTCGACTATCGCCTCGGCGAAGACGGCGGCCCGCTCGATGTCGGCAACACCCAAACGATCTTCAATATCCGCGAAATTGTCGTTGCCAGCGAGCCATCGCCTGGCGACGTCCGCGACGGGGGCGACGCATTTGATGACGACAAGCTCGATTTCGCCATCATCCGGCTCGACGCCCAGGCGGGCCGATTTCCCGACTACAACGGAACCACGCGCGGATGGATCCCGCTGGCAAGGTCGGGGGAGCGGCCCGATCCCGATATCGGGCAGGAGTTCATGATCCTGCAATATCCCTACGAGATCGGCGGCGCGTTCATCCTCCAGCCGTTGAAGAGCGATACCGCAGAATTTACAGATGTCCGCGGCGCGGCCGGGCAGCCTGCACGCTACATCCACAACGGCATCACAAGAAGGGGATCGTCCGGCGGACCGTGCTTCGCTACCACCTTCCAGTTTGCCTTCATCGCGTTGCACAATGCCAGCCTTGGCGAAACGACCGACGAACAAAGCCGCGGCCAGGCGATTCCGCTGCGACGGATCTCTGGGTTCATCGAGCGGAGGTACGAGCGGCCCGCCAGCATCCTCGGCTTGGCGCCGCCGCAAAACCCCGGCAAGGATGTGCTGGCCCGGCAGCGGGCGGAGTCGATCGAGCGACGTAAAGAGGCTGCGCTCTGCCTGATGGACCGCTCGCGCGAGGAGCGCAGGTTTCTCGCACGGCTGTTCGCGGCCTCCACTCCGCAGGCCGCGCGCCCGCTGCTGCACGTCGTTATCTGCCGCACTGACGACGCCCATTCCCACTTCGTCAAGCGGCTCAAATTCCTGTCGTTCGAGAGCCCGCCGGATCGCATCGGCCAGTTGCGGTTGATGGCGCTGACCAAGGGCCTCAGCGCGCCGAGCCGAACGCCGCAGCCCGCGGTCTGGCCGCAGCAGGATGACGTCGCACAGCGACGTCAGGAGCTGTCCGACATTGTCCAACTGCTCGATCCGCGAGGCCGATATTTGCTGTTGCTGAGCCGCACCATCGATGCCGCCTGGAGTCTTGCGACCGAGGAGCCGCTGCTGACCGAGTTCGCCGCGATGCTTGCGAACCATTTCGGTGACAACCGAGACGGTATCCAAGCGGTGGTCTGTTTTATCGTCGCGGACGGCGAGGACAGCGACGCCCTGCTCCGGCAATTCGCCGGGCTGTGGAGCGCCGGCGCGCCGCCGCATTGCGGCGTGTGCGTCAGGCTTTCCCAAGTCGGCTTCAACGAACTCGACGAATGGCGTGCGGTGCTCGAAACCGCCTGGGCCGCCAATGACACATTCAACGCAGCGATCGCCAGCCAGTTCAACGGCACGCAGCTCAAGCCGCTCGACATCGTCGCAAAGGGCCTCGACGTCAGCCTCTGCAACTACATCGCCGGCACGCTCGATCGGAGCGGCAAGACTGGGGAGCCAAGACCGTGA
- a CDS encoding carboxypeptidase-like regulatory domain-containing protein produces MSDERILHHGRVTNRHGAGVGNALVYVVQGTAGTPEIAVKCDEAGHFRLALPPGHFRIEARSMAGAIGATEFEASQGHERIGIIIDE; encoded by the coding sequence ATGTCGGATGAGAGGATCCTTCACCATGGCCGCGTCACCAATCGGCACGGCGCCGGTGTCGGGAATGCGCTCGTCTATGTCGTCCAGGGCACGGCGGGCACGCCGGAAATCGCGGTCAAATGCGATGAAGCCGGCCACTTCCGTCTGGCGCTGCCGCCGGGTCATTTCCGGATCGAGGCCCGATCGATGGCCGGCGCGATCGGCGCGACCGAGTTCGAGGCGAGCCAGGGCCATGAACGGATCGGGATCATCATCGACGAATAG
- a CDS encoding trypsin-like peptidase domain-containing protein gives MASKPAPAVTERVLADEGDAKGATLSDAAKRRLVIGKSQTPIVPPPDSGLETVLFADERTRIVSTDQQPWKLICALEIDAPWGQFVGTGWFAGPRTVITAGHCVFDKKQMGGWADKITLTPGRDRERKPFNSFTSERFSSINAWIERQDPDYDVAAIHLDRDVFAAEEVFRVGALPDAELRDYLINVSGYPASPGGGTELYWAKNRIRAVELRRIYYDVDTSGGQSGGPAYIYPDETSRPIVVGIHAYGVGGTPASMNLRVNSAPRIIPEVVTQIQAWLAGPAD, from the coding sequence GTGGCCAGCAAGCCGGCACCTGCTGTCACCGAGCGGGTACTAGCGGACGAGGGCGATGCCAAAGGCGCTACGCTGTCGGACGCCGCCAAGCGCCGGCTGGTAATCGGCAAGAGCCAGACCCCGATCGTTCCTCCACCTGATTCTGGACTCGAGACGGTGCTGTTTGCCGACGAGCGCACGCGCATCGTGTCGACCGATCAGCAGCCCTGGAAGCTGATCTGCGCGCTAGAGATCGACGCGCCCTGGGGCCAGTTCGTCGGCACCGGCTGGTTTGCCGGACCGCGCACGGTCATCACCGCCGGCCATTGCGTGTTTGACAAGAAGCAGATGGGCGGATGGGCAGACAAGATCACGCTTACGCCCGGACGTGACCGCGAGCGCAAGCCCTTTAACAGCTTTACGTCCGAACGCTTCTCCAGCATCAACGCGTGGATCGAGCGTCAAGATCCGGACTACGACGTCGCCGCGATTCACCTGGACCGGGACGTCTTCGCGGCCGAGGAGGTGTTCCGGGTCGGTGCGCTGCCCGATGCGGAATTGCGCGACTATCTCATCAATGTCAGCGGCTATCCGGCCTCGCCCGGCGGCGGAACCGAATTGTACTGGGCAAAGAACCGCATCCGTGCGGTCGAGCTGCGGCGGATCTACTACGATGTCGACACGTCCGGCGGCCAAAGCGGCGGACCGGCCTACATCTACCCGGACGAGACGAGCCGGCCGATCGTCGTCGGCATTCACGCCTATGGCGTCGGCGGCACCCCGGCCAGTATGAATCTCCGAGTCAATTCGGCGCCGCGCATCATTCCAGAAGTCGTGACGCAGATTCAGGCCTGGCTCGCCGGGCCTGCGGACTGA
- a CDS encoding N-acetylmuramoyl-L-alanine amidase: MARCPFAVWMEISGSSGSYTSGPFKIVHHTTEGSSAEGAFGAFRANRSDPHFTVDSSKIYQHINTGKAARALRNAAGGVQTNRDSAIQIEVVGFAHRPKVMATLKNVQKLCNWLEAEHGIPKVWPNGLPKPAVNGRDPGGHNRNAANWDNKGGHYGHSQVPENTHWDPGYTATEAAFVIADAATESIDIEALETIPLEEGPGFATEVSTMPDHCGGHGAAPAAGEAGPRAKSKVSARRTSTPARGSGRTAAKAGRSFARKSSASKSKSGSKSNSTRSQSSAGNSSGRKQSAVKRPATKTSKKTRKIAVRKSGAKGATKRAAARASNTTKSSRRKSQRR, translated from the coding sequence ATGGCTCGTTGTCCCTTTGCGGTCTGGATGGAGATCAGCGGGAGCTCAGGCTCTTACACATCTGGTCCATTCAAAATCGTTCACCACACCACGGAGGGCAGTTCGGCAGAGGGAGCGTTTGGGGCATTCCGCGCCAACCGTTCCGATCCGCATTTTACCGTCGACAGCAGCAAGATCTATCAGCACATCAATACCGGCAAGGCGGCCCGTGCCTTGCGCAACGCGGCCGGCGGCGTCCAGACCAACCGCGATTCCGCCATCCAGATCGAGGTCGTCGGCTTCGCCCATCGGCCGAAAGTGATGGCTACGCTGAAGAACGTGCAGAAGCTGTGCAACTGGCTCGAAGCCGAGCACGGCATTCCCAAGGTTTGGCCGAACGGTCTGCCGAAACCGGCGGTGAATGGCCGCGATCCAGGCGGCCACAATCGCAACGCCGCGAACTGGGACAACAAAGGCGGCCATTACGGCCACAGCCAGGTGCCGGAAAACACGCATTGGGATCCCGGCTACACTGCGACCGAAGCGGCGTTTGTAATCGCCGATGCCGCCACCGAATCCATCGACATCGAAGCGCTTGAAACGATTCCGCTGGAAGAGGGCCCGGGCTTCGCGACAGAAGTCTCGACCATGCCAGACCATTGCGGCGGACACGGCGCAGCCCCGGCCGCAGGCGAGGCCGGGCCCCGCGCGAAGTCGAAAGTCTCAGCCAGACGGACCTCTACGCCGGCGCGAGGCAGCGGAAGGACCGCAGCAAAGGCCGGCCGATCATTCGCGCGCAAATCGTCGGCGTCCAAATCCAAGTCCGGATCCAAGTCCAACTCGACTAGGTCCCAATCGTCTGCCGGCAACTCGTCTGGCCGCAAGCAGTCAGCAGTCAAGAGGCCGGCGACAAAGACATCGAAGAAGACGCGCAAGATAGCTGTACGCAAGAGCGGCGCAAAGGGCGCGACGAAGCGCGCGGCGGCGCGAGCGTCCAACACGACCAAATCGTCACGGAGAAAATCGCAACGCAGATAG
- a CDS encoding DNA/RNA non-specific endonuclease, producing the protein MADKLDHSAFLRHLARGQDLTGLIDDRMLEREEGVRAATADTESAATPPDVRGAFEAAARGEPLSPAQQFATEAIILPELRPAIDVINDSYGQVTHPLWTKLSNNAGIKARLETAIKSVGRIELPNGPLPYAGTGFVVGQRQIMTNRHVAEIFTRGLGDRSLVFKPGLSAGFDLKRERGGGQGVMLTATRVLMIHPFWDCAVIEVDGLPATAQPLTLSAIPAPELSDREVAVIGYPAFDPRNPAAVQDDLFGGVFRVKRLQPGLLSRVSDTASFGKMVPAVVHDASTLGGNSGSCLVELTTGQVLGLHFGGAYRDRNYAVPASALGADPRVRAFGLKFDGPPPTTDPAWASWWQRAEDSEAIAPDRLAPAPQAKPKPVTVAVSNNQGRQGGAVVSTAADGSVNLTIPLHVTVRLGGSPPIAAETVSTEAATAEITEKMVMPFRDEDFSHRPGYDETFLKQDGDRDPILVPMPTVKDASVVAKTKQGNDRLNYQNFSIKIHGERRLALFTASNVTAEGALKRPDKRKKYTRAALSGLGENDQEQWFLDPRLDDELQIPDYFYTRDDGAFDKGHIVRRDDVAWGETYDDLRRANGDTYHVTNCSPQVAPFNRSAMGVDNWGDFENTVLTQAASERLCVFAGPVLDPNDDTFLGRDAPRSRIRVKIPSRFWKVVVARVEDGLAAFAVMLEQNLSKMPKAPPEGGEEFVMPDEFLKSVVPLKDIEDWTGLTFAPALHQVDQYDTIRGGEAAARSGARRGRVRKL; encoded by the coding sequence ATGGCGGACAAGCTCGATCATTCCGCATTTCTGCGTCATCTGGCGCGCGGGCAGGATCTTACCGGTCTCATCGATGACAGGATGCTGGAGCGCGAGGAAGGTGTTCGCGCCGCGACCGCCGACACCGAGTCAGCCGCGACGCCGCCGGACGTGCGCGGCGCCTTCGAGGCCGCGGCCAGGGGCGAGCCGCTGTCACCAGCCCAGCAATTTGCGACCGAGGCGATCATCCTGCCGGAGCTGAGGCCCGCGATTGACGTCATCAACGACAGTTACGGCCAGGTCACGCATCCGCTCTGGACCAAGCTCAGTAACAATGCCGGGATCAAGGCGCGACTCGAGACCGCGATCAAATCGGTGGGGCGCATCGAGCTGCCCAACGGGCCGTTGCCCTACGCCGGCACCGGCTTCGTTGTCGGTCAGCGCCAGATCATGACTAATCGCCACGTGGCCGAGATCTTCACCCGCGGCCTCGGCGACAGGTCGCTGGTGTTCAAGCCTGGACTGAGCGCCGGCTTCGACCTGAAACGCGAGCGCGGCGGCGGCCAGGGTGTCATGCTGACGGCGACGCGGGTGCTGATGATTCATCCCTTCTGGGATTGTGCGGTGATCGAGGTCGACGGGCTGCCGGCGACGGCCCAGCCGCTGACGCTGTCCGCCATTCCCGCACCGGAGCTCAGCGACCGCGAGGTCGCCGTGATCGGCTATCCTGCGTTCGATCCGCGCAATCCTGCGGCCGTGCAGGACGATCTGTTCGGCGGCGTCTTTCGCGTCAAGCGCCTGCAGCCGGGGTTGCTGAGCAGGGTTTCCGACACCGCGAGCTTCGGCAAGATGGTGCCGGCGGTTGTGCACGACGCCTCCACGCTTGGCGGCAATTCCGGTTCGTGCCTGGTCGAGCTGACGACCGGCCAAGTGCTCGGCCTGCATTTCGGCGGCGCCTATCGCGATCGCAACTACGCCGTGCCGGCCTCGGCGCTCGGCGCGGACCCGCGGGTGCGCGCGTTCGGGCTGAAGTTCGACGGGCCACCGCCAACCACCGATCCGGCCTGGGCGTCCTGGTGGCAGCGCGCCGAAGACAGCGAGGCGATTGCGCCCGATCGGCTGGCGCCCGCGCCCCAGGCGAAGCCGAAGCCAGTCACCGTGGCGGTGAGCAACAATCAAGGCCGCCAGGGCGGCGCCGTCGTCTCCACGGCGGCCGACGGCAGCGTCAACCTGACCATCCCGCTGCACGTCACGGTCCGGCTCGGCGGCTCGCCGCCGATCGCGGCCGAAACGGTGAGCACCGAAGCTGCGACGGCAGAGATCACCGAGAAGATGGTGATGCCGTTCCGCGACGAGGATTTCTCCCACCGGCCGGGCTATGATGAGACGTTCCTCAAACAGGACGGCGACCGCGACCCCATCCTGGTGCCGATGCCGACGGTCAAGGACGCCTCGGTGGTGGCCAAGACCAAGCAAGGCAATGACCGGCTGAACTACCAGAATTTCTCAATAAAGATTCATGGGGAGCGGCGGCTGGCGCTGTTCACGGCGAGCAATGTGACGGCCGAAGGCGCGCTCAAGCGGCCGGACAAGCGCAAGAAATACACCCGCGCCGCATTGTCCGGCCTCGGCGAGAACGATCAGGAGCAATGGTTCCTTGACCCGCGGCTCGACGACGAGCTGCAGATCCCCGATTATTTCTACACCCGCGACGACGGCGCCTTCGACAAGGGCCATATCGTGCGGCGCGACGACGTCGCCTGGGGCGAAACCTATGACGACCTGCGGCGCGCCAACGGCGACACCTACCACGTCACCAATTGTTCGCCGCAGGTGGCGCCGTTCAACCGTTCGGCCATGGGCGTCGACAATTGGGGCGATTTCGAAAACACCGTGCTGACGCAGGCGGCGAGCGAACGGCTCTGCGTCTTCGCAGGGCCGGTGCTCGATCCGAACGACGACACGTTTCTGGGTCGCGATGCGCCGCGCTCGCGAATCCGCGTCAAGATTCCGTCCCGGTTCTGGAAAGTGGTGGTCGCGCGTGTCGAGGACGGGCTCGCCGCCTTCGCGGTGATGCTGGAGCAGAACCTGTCGAAGATGCCGAAGGCGCCGCCCGAGGGGGGCGAGGAATTCGTCATGCCGGACGAATTCCTGAAATCGGTGGTGCCGCTGAAGGACATCGAGGACTGGACCGGGCTGACCTTCGCACCGGCGCTCCATCAGGTAGATCAATACGACACCATCCGCGGCGGCGAGGCCGCCGCCCGCTCAGGCGCACGCCGCGGCCGCGTGCGCAAGCTTTAG
- a CDS encoding AlpA family phage regulatory protein encodes METMGFALACLFLGSSDPATGDRHMATRLIHHDDLRSKGIAYSKPHLWRLEKAGKFPKRVPVGPGRYAYLESEIDAHVEALVAARNARTVVA; translated from the coding sequence ATGGAAACCATGGGATTTGCCTTGGCATGCCTATTTTTGGGCTCCAGCGATCCCGCAACCGGAGATCGCCACATGGCTACTCGCCTCATTCATCATGATGACCTTCGTTCGAAAGGTATCGCGTACTCAAAGCCGCATTTGTGGCGCCTGGAGAAGGCAGGAAAATTTCCAAAACGTGTTCCGGTCGGACCGGGACGTTATGCTTATCTTGAATCTGAGATCGACGCGCACGTCGAAGCGCTGGTCGCCGCCCGGAATGCACGCACGGTGGTGGCGTAA
- a CDS encoding site-specific integrase gives MPKTDHRVMLTATKVSGLKPAAAGQRYQVMDALVPGFGVRVTDSGNRTYILRTRFPGANSPSRREIGKCADMTLTEARDRARLWRDLVRQGIDPVEEAQRARTAALQRRQTTFGAVAEVFIRDKLPGERKGKDAEREIRRDLLPKWCDLAITEVTDLHVTTLIKTKGRDGKVGARNLLALIKRFFRWVTAQPEFGLSASPCANIRATDILGEMPRSAARILTNDELFALWRAAKRMPYPVGPAYQLLCLTALRLNEAVDASWSEFNMREKIWIIPAERMKGKDSGKKQARAHAVPLTPEILAVLDSLPRHTGRFLFSTSEGEGPTWIGSKIKQRLDRRMLRTLRALARHRGEDPTVVTLPPFVNHDIRRTVRSQLSRLRVTEEAREAVLAHARPGIKGTYDLHDYFEEKREALELWHVRLSQIVRPSRDNVVRLLVRA, from the coding sequence ATGCCAAAGACTGATCACCGCGTAATGCTGACGGCCACCAAGGTCAGCGGACTCAAACCTGCGGCGGCCGGCCAGCGCTACCAGGTCATGGACGCGCTCGTGCCGGGATTTGGTGTGCGGGTCACCGATAGCGGGAACCGAACCTACATTCTCAGGACCCGTTTTCCAGGCGCCAACAGTCCCAGCCGCCGGGAGATCGGAAAATGCGCCGACATGACGCTGACGGAAGCGCGCGACAGGGCGCGCCTGTGGCGCGATCTGGTACGGCAAGGCATCGATCCGGTCGAAGAGGCCCAGCGAGCGCGCACAGCGGCTCTACAGAGGCGCCAGACCACGTTCGGAGCCGTGGCCGAGGTCTTCATCCGCGACAAATTGCCCGGCGAGCGCAAGGGCAAGGACGCCGAGCGGGAAATCCGCCGGGATCTTCTGCCGAAATGGTGTGACTTGGCCATTACCGAGGTGACTGACTTACACGTAACAACCCTGATCAAGACCAAGGGCCGGGACGGCAAGGTCGGTGCCAGAAACCTGCTCGCCCTGATCAAGCGGTTTTTCCGATGGGTAACGGCACAGCCGGAGTTCGGTTTGTCGGCGTCACCTTGTGCCAACATCCGGGCCACTGATATCCTGGGCGAGATGCCGCGGTCGGCGGCGAGGATCCTCACCAACGACGAATTGTTCGCCTTATGGCGCGCCGCAAAGCGAATGCCCTACCCCGTCGGGCCGGCCTATCAGCTGCTCTGCCTGACCGCTCTGCGCCTCAACGAAGCCGTTGATGCATCATGGAGCGAGTTCAACATGCGGGAAAAGATCTGGATTATTCCTGCCGAGCGGATGAAGGGCAAGGACTCCGGCAAGAAGCAGGCGCGCGCTCATGCGGTACCGCTGACGCCCGAAATCCTCGCGGTATTGGACAGCCTGCCGCGGCACACCGGCCGCTTCCTGTTCTCGACCAGCGAAGGCGAAGGCCCGACGTGGATAGGCTCGAAGATCAAGCAGCGTCTCGATCGCCGCATGTTGCGCACGCTCCGCGCGCTCGCTCGTCATCGGGGCGAAGATCCCACGGTGGTCACGTTGCCGCCGTTCGTAAATCACGATATCCGCCGGACCGTGCGCTCCCAGTTGTCGCGGCTCAGGGTGACCGAAGAAGCCCGTGAGGCCGTGCTGGCGCATGCCCGACCCGGCATCAAGGGCACGTATGACTTGCACGACTATTTCGAGGAGAAGCGCGAGGCGTTAGAGCTCTGGCACGTGCGCCTTAGTCAGATCGTACGGCCTAGTCGGGACAACGTCGTGAGACTTCTTGTGAGGGCTTGA
- a CDS encoding protein-L-isoaspartate O-methyltransferase has product MSVFSTARLKMVDGQVRTSDVTDRRVLDAMLTVPREAFVPASRQAVAYLDLDLDVSEGGVKRFLIKPQLTGKLLQAAEMGEDDNVLVVGCATGYLAALAAKLARQVTATECDSALAKKANDAFAALGLANVACKAAACTEGDTAAAPYDVIVLNGATEVTPAGLLGQLKEGGRLLGVSAESRPPRAMIVTHTHGEFGHRALFDAAAPVLPGLERAAAFVF; this is encoded by the coding sequence ATGTCCGTTTTCTCGACGGCGCGCCTAAAAATGGTCGATGGCCAGGTGCGCACCAGTGACGTCACCGACCGTCGTGTTCTCGACGCCATGCTCACGGTTCCGCGCGAGGCCTTTGTGCCGGCCAGCCGGCAGGCAGTGGCGTATCTCGACCTCGATCTCGACGTCAGCGAGGGCGGCGTCAAGCGGTTCCTGATCAAGCCGCAGCTGACCGGCAAGCTGCTCCAGGCTGCCGAGATGGGCGAGGACGACAACGTGCTGGTCGTCGGCTGCGCCACCGGTTATCTCGCTGCGCTGGCCGCCAAGCTCGCACGCCAGGTCACCGCGACGGAATGCGATTCGGCGCTGGCCAAGAAGGCCAATGACGCCTTCGCCGCCCTCGGGCTTGCCAACGTGGCCTGCAAGGCCGCGGCCTGCACCGAGGGTGATACTGCTGCTGCTCCCTATGATGTGATCGTCCTCAACGGCGCCACCGAGGTGACGCCGGCAGGGCTGCTCGGGCAGCTCAAGGAGGGTGGGCGCCTGTTGGGGGTTTCGGCCGAATCCAGGCCGCCGCGCGCCATGATCGTGACCCATACCCACGGCGAATTCGGCCATCGGGCGCTGTTCGATGCCGCGGCCCCGGTCCTTCCCGGGCTGGAACGGGCCGCCGCCTTCGTATTCTGA